In one window of Leptolyngbya sp. 'hensonii' DNA:
- a CDS encoding DUF2301 domain-containing membrane protein: MADLQVPEQQTYQGQFGEFTITEDDRRGVIIYRAGLMVAALSFAIGTALILWQPNNPLLLSLLTPLYTCFCAALAVSLWTIHIYLVPLHRALQILWVVGAIASLGVAHFNPEPFALTVYQQPLTLLGVGFTFAALTGVFFKEAFCFDRPETKLLTPLIPVLLLGHLTGILSPTLEQILLAVWAALFVLFALRKTFQDIPADIGDKSVVRQTDVGLVE, translated from the coding sequence GGCAGATCTACAGGTACCAGAACAACAGACGTATCAAGGCCAGTTTGGTGAATTCACGATTACTGAGGACGATCGCCGGGGCGTAATCATTTATCGTGCCGGACTGATGGTTGCTGCCCTCAGCTTTGCCATCGGAACTGCTCTTATCCTCTGGCAACCTAATAACCCACTACTCCTGAGCCTCCTAACACCGCTCTACACCTGTTTCTGTGCCGCCCTGGCCGTCAGTTTATGGACCATTCATATCTATCTGGTCCCCTTGCATCGAGCCCTCCAGATTCTCTGGGTTGTTGGTGCGATCGCCTCCTTGGGCGTGGCCCATTTTAACCCCGAGCCCTTTGCCCTGACCGTTTACCAGCAACCCCTGACCCTGTTGGGAGTTGGCTTTACTTTCGCAGCGTTGACAGGGGTGTTCTTCAAAGAAGCCTTCTGTTTCGATCGACCCGAAACCAAGCTGTTAACCCCTCTGATCCCGGTTCTCCTGCTGGGCCATTTGACTGGCATCCTTTCTCCCACCCTGGAACAGATCCTTCTGGCCGTCTGGGCGGCCCTTTTTGTCCTGTTTGCACTCCGCAAAACATTTCAGGACATTCCCGCCGACATCGGTGATAAATCGGTAGTGCGTCAAACTGATGTGGGTCTGGTAGAGTAA